The DNA sequence GAGCGCCGTTCGGCTCGCGTGCAACATTTGCGCGAAGACGTCGATCCCTTCGATGTCGGTGCCGAACGGACTAAAGCGATTCGGCGGGCCGCCGTTGCGCGGGTTCTCGGGCACCCCGGGAAATTCATTGGCCCGCACGCGCACGAAGGGGTCTTGATAGAACGGCGGCCAGATGGCCCAACTCTCTTTGTCTTTCGCTAAGCTCTCGGCAAACCGGGTACGGCGAAAACCTTTCTCCTTGAAGACGACGTTCTCCCACCCGTCGCGGAAATATCCGAGACAAGGAAAGTAGACGCTGCCGTGGTAGCTGCAAACGATCGGCTTCCGCCCGACGATCATGGGTGCGGTAATCGCGATGCAGGTCAAGAACCCGACGTAGAGGAGCGCCGCGAGCGCGAGCTTGCGCCGGCGGAAGCGAACCCACGTCTCCGACCAAAACCCTCGGCTCGAGATCGGCTGCGCAGCGGTCGTCGCAGGAGCGCTGGGATTCGACGGCGGTTCGAGAGGAATGGTGCTCATGAAGCTCAGAGGCTGCGAACGAGGGAACGTGTGTTGAGAGAGCTACGAGTAACTGACGCGCGGATCGACCCAAGCGTAGAGGATGTCGGAAAGGAGCGTCCCTAAAAGCGTGAGGACCGAGAACAGGAGCGTCAGCCCCATGATTAAGGAGTAGTCGCGGGCATAGAGGGCTTCGAGAAACAGCAGGCCCATACCGGGCCAGCTGAAGATCAATTCCAAGACGATCGTGCCGCTGAGGAGCCCCGGCAGGGTCAGGCCGAGCAACGTCGCCATCGGAATGAGCGTGTTGCGAAACGCGTGCTTGACCAGCACGCGCATGTATCCGGCTCCCTTTGCGCGGGCCGTGCGGATGTAGTCTTGCTGCAAGGCTTCGGCCATATTCGCGCGAATGAATCGGCTGTAATACGCGAGGCTGCCGTAGGTGTAGCAGATGACGGGCAGGATCGAATGCTTGGCGAAGTCGAGCACCTGCTCGCCGGTCGACCAAGTCTCGTAGCCGTTAGTGTGCATCTGGTTGAGGGGCAGCCATTCCAAACGGAACGCGAAAAAGTATTGCAACAGCAACGCCGCAACGAAGCTCGGGAAGGAGAAG is a window from the Planctomycetia bacterium genome containing:
- a CDS encoding ABC transporter permease; protein product: MLNYLARRLLIGLVTLLCITFLVYGLIRQMPGDPTTVAINESDPSKKLDKAALERKRKEFFLDEPFPVGYAHWLGNVCRGDLGRSEYQKQPVIRAIGQRVGPTLYLSLTSLLLAYAAGMPIGLYASARSGRLDERLVSVVLYMLFSFPSFVAALLLQYFFAFRLEWLPLNQMHTNGYETWSTGEQVLDFAKHSILPVICYTYGSLAYYSRFIRANMAEALQQDYIRTARAKGAGYMRVLVKHAFRNTLIPMATLLGLTLPGLLSGTIVLELIFSWPGMGLLFLEALYARDYSLIMGLTLLFSVLTLLGTLLSDILYAWVDPRVSYS